In Geotalea uraniireducens, one genomic interval encodes:
- the mqnE gene encoding aminofutalosine synthase MqnE → MISLAGIRDKVGAGARIDDDEALFLFEHHDLLAVGELAATVNRRCNGERVFFNVNRHINHTNICVNRCTFCAFSKTADEPGAYLYDLEEVRNRAMEALSQGATEIHIVGGLHPDLPFEFYLAMLRTVKEVSPTLHVKAFTAVEIDYLARLSGLSLAETLAQLKEAGLGSLPGGGAEILRWEVRQRLCPEKISGERWLEVMAAVHAAGLKSNATMLYGHIETFADRVDHMRRLRELQDRTGGFQVFIPLTFQKENNPLGHLKRPGSGGVDDLKTLAVARIYLDNFANIKAYWVMLGQKIAQVSLAFGVNDLDGTVVEEKIGHDAGADSPATMGRDEIVALIRKAGRIPVERDTLYNELRTF, encoded by the coding sequence ATGATTTCACTGGCGGGCATCCGCGACAAAGTCGGCGCCGGAGCGCGGATCGATGATGACGAAGCGCTGTTTCTCTTCGAACACCACGACCTCTTGGCGGTGGGGGAGCTGGCGGCGACCGTCAACCGTCGCTGCAATGGCGAACGGGTCTTTTTCAACGTCAACCGTCATATCAATCACACGAATATCTGCGTCAACCGGTGCACGTTCTGCGCGTTTTCCAAGACTGCCGACGAGCCGGGTGCCTACCTCTACGACCTGGAAGAAGTACGTAACCGGGCCATGGAGGCGCTCAGCCAGGGGGCGACCGAGATCCATATCGTCGGCGGCCTCCATCCCGATCTGCCGTTCGAGTTCTATCTGGCGATGTTGCGCACAGTGAAGGAAGTATCGCCGACGCTGCACGTCAAGGCATTCACGGCTGTGGAGATCGACTACCTGGCACGGCTTTCCGGCCTGTCACTTGCTGAAACACTGGCACAGCTGAAGGAGGCGGGCCTTGGTTCCCTTCCCGGCGGCGGCGCCGAAATCCTGCGCTGGGAAGTGCGTCAGCGGCTCTGTCCGGAGAAGATCAGCGGCGAGCGCTGGCTCGAAGTCATGGCGGCGGTGCATGCCGCCGGGCTGAAGTCCAATGCCACCATGCTGTACGGCCATATCGAAACGTTTGCCGATCGCGTCGACCACATGCGGCGGTTGCGCGAACTCCAGGACCGGACCGGCGGTTTTCAGGTGTTTATCCCCCTGACCTTCCAGAAGGAAAATAATCCGCTCGGTCATCTCAAGCGGCCCGGCAGCGGCGGGGTCGACGATCTCAAAACTCTGGCCGTTGCCCGGATCTATTTAGACAATTTCGCCAATATCAAAGCTTACTGGGTGATGCTCGGCCAGAAAATCGCCCAGGTGTCGCTCGCCTTCGGGGTCAACGATCTCGACGGTACGGTGGTGGAAGAGAAGATCGGCCATGATGCGGGTGCGGATTCACCGGCGACCATGGGGCGTGACGAAATCGTTGCGCTGATCCGCAAGGCGGGGCGGATCCCGGTAGAGCGCGATACCCTCTATAACGAACTGAGAACCTTCTGA
- a CDS encoding 4-hydroxybenzoate octaprenyltransferase: MGAFGKARVFLEMIKFSHTIFALPFALTGAVLAARGLPTGYQIFWILVAMVGARTTAMGLNRLIDADIDARNPRTAGRAIPAGLIGKGTVVAFIVFSVLVMLYAAFMLNRLCLYLAPVALFFLVLYSYCKRFTALAHVVLGVCLGAAPIGAWIAIRGDVALPVLFLGLAVLFWVAGFDILYALQDLEFDRQSGLHSIPVHLGIAGSLWTARAFHLVMLGLLAGVWSTLGLGMIFLVGLLVTATMLGYEHWLLRGGNLAKLDAAFFNMNGYISVVIFLFTAADVLLLGGR; this comes from the coding sequence ATGGGCGCATTCGGCAAGGCCAGAGTGTTCCTGGAAATGATCAAGTTTTCCCACACGATCTTCGCCCTGCCGTTTGCGTTGACGGGGGCGGTACTGGCTGCCCGTGGGCTCCCTACCGGGTACCAGATATTCTGGATCCTCGTGGCGATGGTGGGAGCCCGCACCACGGCGATGGGCCTGAACCGGCTGATCGACGCGGATATCGATGCCCGCAACCCGCGGACGGCCGGGCGGGCAATCCCGGCGGGGCTGATCGGCAAGGGGACGGTTGTTGCCTTCATCGTTTTTTCAGTGCTGGTGATGCTCTATGCGGCGTTCATGCTCAACCGGCTCTGCCTCTACCTAGCCCCGGTGGCGCTCTTCTTCCTGGTCCTCTACTCGTACTGCAAGCGGTTTACCGCCCTGGCGCACGTGGTGCTCGGCGTCTGTCTCGGCGCTGCCCCCATCGGTGCCTGGATCGCCATCCGGGGAGACGTGGCCCTGCCTGTGTTGTTCCTTGGGCTGGCCGTGCTCTTCTGGGTCGCCGGCTTCGACATCCTGTACGCGCTCCAGGATCTGGAGTTTGACCGGCAAAGCGGCCTGCACTCGATTCCGGTACATCTCGGCATTGCCGGTTCCCTCTGGACGGCAAGGGCTTTTCATCTGGTGATGCTCGGGTTGCTGGCAGGGGTGTGGTCGACGCTGGGGCTGGGGATGATCTTTCTTGTCGGACTCCTCGTCACGGCGACGATGCTGGGCTATGAGCACTGGCTGCTGCGGGGCGGCAATCTGGCGAAACTCGATGCGGCGTTTTTCAATATGAACGGTTACATCAGTGTGGTGATCTTCCTCTTCACTGCTGCCGACGTCTTGCTGCTCGGGGGGCGTTAA
- the pdxA gene encoding 4-hydroxythreonine-4-phosphate dehydrogenase PdxA has product MTMEKPLIALTMGDPTGIGPEIIAQTVAEPAVAAVCRPVVFGDNGAIARANSLVGAGREFATVSSVNEAASLTGPAVPLIPLTTLADVDMAYGQPTAASGDAMYRYIVEAARHCLTGEVDGMATAPINKEAMNRAGHSYPGHTELLAELTGSDEYVMMLAGERLRVALVTIHVSLRDVPSLLSIEKVVQTIRIVNRDVGRYFCCRPRIAVLALNPHCGEGGMFGDEEEKIIAPAVKLARLAGIEATGPLSADTLFHFAVQGEYDAVVCMYHDQGLIPLKLLHFDDAVNVTLGLPIIRTSVDHGTAYDLAGTGRASAKSMIAAVRMAAAMAVMRNTGVAV; this is encoded by the coding sequence ATGACAATGGAGAAACCGCTCATAGCCCTTACCATGGGCGACCCGACAGGTATCGGCCCGGAGATCATTGCGCAGACGGTTGCCGAGCCGGCAGTGGCCGCCGTCTGTCGACCGGTCGTTTTTGGCGACAATGGAGCCATTGCACGAGCGAATTCACTTGTTGGCGCCGGCCGGGAGTTCGCTACGGTATCCTCTGTCAATGAAGCCGCATCGCTAACCGGTCCGGCGGTGCCGCTCATACCTCTTACGACCCTGGCCGACGTGGATATGGCATATGGACAGCCGACCGCTGCGTCCGGAGACGCCATGTACCGCTATATCGTCGAGGCGGCCCGCCATTGTCTGACTGGCGAGGTCGACGGAATGGCGACGGCGCCGATCAACAAAGAGGCAATGAATCGGGCAGGCCATAGTTACCCCGGGCATACCGAGTTGCTGGCGGAACTGACCGGCAGCGACGAATACGTGATGATGCTGGCCGGAGAGCGTCTCCGGGTGGCGCTGGTTACGATCCATGTCTCCCTGCGAGACGTTCCGTCCCTGCTCTCCATTGAGAAGGTCGTGCAGACGATCCGCATCGTCAACCGGGATGTTGGTCGCTACTTCTGTTGCCGTCCGCGCATCGCCGTGCTGGCGCTCAACCCCCACTGCGGCGAAGGGGGGATGTTCGGTGACGAAGAGGAAAAGATCATTGCTCCGGCAGTGAAGCTAGCTCGGCTGGCAGGGATCGAGGCAACCGGCCCGCTCTCGGCGGACACCCTGTTTCATTTCGCCGTCCAGGGTGAATATGACGCTGTGGTGTGCATGTATCATGACCAGGGGTTGATCCCGTTGAAGCTCCTCCATTTCGACGATGCTGTCAACGTAACGCTTGGTTTGCCGATTATCCGTACTTCGGTGGATCACGGAACAGCCTACGATCTAGCCGGAACGGGGCGGGCATCGGCAAAGAGCATGATTGCGGCGGTAAGGATGGCAGCGGCAATGGCCGTTATGCGTAATACTGGCGTGGCAGTCTAA
- a CDS encoding transglycosylase domain-containing protein, with translation MKKKKIVLAILGIILLYVGYIGVSIMNLPSVEVLKNRRMNMTIQVKDWHNNYHSFVVGPKNRYWTASASIPAEMKWAVIVAEDANFYKHEGIDVKAIKNAIKYDLEKKSFARGASTITQQVAKNLFLSREKTISRKIEEVILAKRMEQELTKGRIIELYLNVVELGPMIYGIGHGAHYYFGKSAAALTPRECAFLAAMLPGPRQAYNPYKHLDKVLKRSEMILRLLRSKGALSEDEYRQALAESPNISGMQRKVDESIKQQEVPFTPLSSATVPGQPAASEAPAAGAGNSEQRETPPQNSATEPPAGENVPAGAAAPPTEQAPR, from the coding sequence ATGAAGAAAAAGAAAATCGTCCTGGCAATCTTGGGAATCATATTACTCTATGTGGGGTACATCGGCGTCTCGATTATGAATCTGCCGTCGGTGGAGGTGTTGAAGAACCGCCGGATGAATATGACAATCCAGGTCAAGGACTGGCACAACAACTATCACTCCTTTGTCGTTGGCCCGAAAAACCGCTACTGGACAGCTTCGGCAAGCATCCCCGCCGAGATGAAATGGGCGGTGATTGTTGCCGAAGATGCCAATTTTTACAAACATGAGGGGATTGACGTCAAGGCGATCAAGAACGCCATCAAGTACGATCTGGAGAAAAAGAGCTTTGCTCGGGGGGCCTCAACGATTACCCAGCAGGTAGCAAAAAACCTCTTTCTCTCCCGGGAGAAAACGATCAGCCGGAAAATCGAGGAAGTGATTCTGGCAAAACGGATGGAGCAGGAGCTGACAAAGGGAAGAATCATCGAGCTCTATCTCAATGTCGTTGAGCTGGGACCGATGATCTACGGGATCGGGCACGGCGCCCATTACTATTTTGGTAAGTCGGCGGCGGCTCTCACCCCGCGGGAATGTGCCTTCCTGGCGGCGATGCTCCCCGGACCGCGGCAGGCCTACAACCCGTATAAGCACCTCGACAAGGTGCTGAAGCGGTCGGAAATGATCCTGCGGCTGCTGCGCAGCAAAGGGGCGCTGTCCGAAGACGAATACCGCCAAGCCCTGGCGGAATCACCCAATATCAGCGGCATGCAGCGCAAGGTCGACGAGAGTATCAAACAGCAGGAGGTGCCGTTTACTCCTCTCTCGTCGGCGACTGTACCTGGTCAGCCGGCGGCCAGCGAGGCACCTGCCGCCGGGGCCGGTAACTCCGAGCAGCGCGAAACGCCGCCGCAAAACAGCGCAACGGAGCCGCCGGCTGGTGAAAATGTGCCGGCTGGCGCTGCCGCCCCGCCAACCGAGCAGGCACCGCGGTAA
- a CDS encoding F0F1 ATP synthase subunit epsilon, giving the protein MAEKITFELVTPYRKVLTEEVDEITAIGSLGEFSVLPGHAPFLTALKIGELSYKQNGGSSYLAVNWGYFEIKDDKAVVLVETAERADEIDLERAQAALGRAETALKTLSAEDKKYRVMEAALERAAIRMQVAAKSARK; this is encoded by the coding sequence ATGGCAGAAAAAATTACATTCGAACTGGTTACGCCTTATCGGAAGGTGTTGACCGAAGAGGTCGACGAAATCACCGCTATCGGCTCGCTGGGCGAATTCAGCGTGCTGCCGGGTCATGCACCGTTCCTGACTGCACTGAAAATCGGCGAGCTGTCGTACAAGCAGAACGGCGGTTCCAGTTACCTGGCAGTTAACTGGGGCTACTTCGAGATCAAGGACGATAAGGCTGTTGTGCTGGTGGAAACCGCCGAACGGGCCGACGAAATTGACCTTGAACGGGCCCAGGCCGCGCTTGGCCGTGCGGAAACCGCGCTGAAAACCCTTTCTGCAGAGGACAAGAAGTACCGGGTCATGGAGGCAGCCCTGGAGCGGGCGGCAATCCGGATGCAGGTTGCGGCAAAATCAGCCAGGAAATAA
- a CDS encoding GspE/PulE family protein, whose amino-acid sequence MDSIVKEGSLGSILFKCQIISEEDIAAALAEQEQTGCRFGEALVTLGIVTQEDIDWALSNQLNIPYVRLKPPMFDQQAVALVSATLARQHNLIPLIRAGDELSIAIADPLNLTAVTEVERITGCSVTVSVALIREIREMQELFYGAADSTVSLGFASANFPPQAIAAINEDLSGGKLLDYLLLFILQQKLASLSLQPLGETVIVVGRRGGVTREIGRLAAAYYPEVVQRTRKLARLGEVELTGRGELAFAWKGKNIPFQVASLRSEAGEHLTFRMHVAAPFPGSVADLGLSAEKLGQFGDLAALNRGLLLVAAREREIRQMVINLYLQECDTTGKTVMVLGEGTNPGEKRFPRVAVPRHSELGALIPGVLDHDPDILAIEDVADGHGFAAACRAALRGKLVVAGVGFADLAGTFKHLLTFRDKLQMIPLQPKGIIVCRGVRTLCPDCREQGPPSAEELAGLAAELHVPVGCRPVGCASCDQTGYRGKRYLLEMLVFDEEMRKRFASARDDREVLDYLRGKGWSGIVEEGKTLVVEGEISIEDYQTSILT is encoded by the coding sequence ATGGACAGTATCGTCAAGGAAGGGTCGCTCGGTTCCATCCTGTTCAAGTGTCAGATCATCAGCGAGGAAGATATTGCTGCCGCCCTTGCAGAACAGGAGCAGACCGGCTGCCGGTTCGGTGAGGCGCTGGTCACTCTTGGTATCGTCACCCAGGAAGATATCGACTGGGCACTGTCGAATCAGCTCAATATCCCCTATGTGCGCCTCAAACCGCCCATGTTCGATCAACAGGCGGTCGCCTTGGTGTCGGCGACACTGGCGAGACAGCATAATCTGATTCCGCTGATCCGCGCTGGCGATGAGCTGAGTATCGCTATTGCCGATCCCCTCAACCTGACTGCCGTTACCGAAGTTGAACGGATCACCGGTTGTTCGGTTACGGTTTCCGTGGCGCTGATCCGTGAAATTCGGGAAATGCAGGAGCTGTTCTACGGCGCGGCCGATTCGACAGTATCGCTCGGTTTTGCTTCGGCCAATTTTCCGCCGCAGGCCATTGCCGCAATCAATGAAGACTTGAGCGGCGGTAAGTTACTCGATTATCTGCTCCTCTTTATCCTGCAACAGAAGCTTGCTTCACTGTCGCTGCAACCGCTCGGGGAAACCGTCATCGTCGTCGGGCGCCGGGGCGGGGTAACGCGTGAGATCGGTCGGCTGGCGGCCGCCTACTATCCAGAAGTTGTCCAGCGGACCAGGAAGCTGGCCCGTCTGGGAGAAGTCGAGCTCACCGGCCGGGGTGAACTCGCCTTTGCCTGGAAAGGGAAAAATATCCCGTTTCAGGTGGCGTCGCTCCGGAGTGAAGCTGGTGAGCATCTGACGTTCAGAATGCACGTTGCCGCACCATTCCCCGGCTCGGTGGCCGATCTTGGCCTGTCGGCAGAGAAACTCGGACAGTTTGGGGATCTTGCGGCGCTCAACCGAGGTCTGCTCCTTGTCGCGGCGCGCGAACGGGAAATCCGGCAGATGGTGATCAATCTCTATCTGCAGGAGTGTGATACGACAGGTAAAACGGTGATGGTTCTTGGCGAAGGGACCAATCCCGGGGAAAAACGTTTTCCGCGGGTTGCCGTCCCCCGGCATTCCGAGCTCGGAGCGTTGATCCCCGGGGTGCTGGATCACGATCCCGATATTCTGGCCATTGAAGATGTTGCAGACGGTCACGGCTTCGCGGCGGCCTGCCGGGCGGCGCTTCGCGGCAAGCTGGTCGTCGCCGGCGTAGGTTTTGCCGATCTTGCCGGTACGTTCAAGCATCTGCTCACTTTTCGTGACAAGCTGCAGATGATTCCGCTACAGCCGAAGGGGATCATCGTCTGCCGGGGAGTCCGTACTCTCTGTCCTGACTGCCGGGAGCAGGGGCCGCCCTCGGCCGAAGAGCTTGCCGGGCTGGCGGCGGAGCTTCATGTTCCGGTCGGTTGTCGGCCGGTCGGTTGCGCTTCGTGCGACCAGACTGGTTATCGAGGCAAACGATATCTGTTGGAGATGCTCGTTTTCGACGAGGAGATGAGGAAACGTTTCGCCTCGGCCCGCGACGACCGGGAGGTTCTCGACTATCTGCGCGGCAAGGGGTGGTCCGGTATTGTCGAGGAAGGGAAGACGCTGGTAGTTGAAGGAGAGATATCCATCGAGGATTATCAAACCTCGATCTTGACCTGA
- the mqnC gene encoding cyclic dehypoxanthinyl futalosine synthase, giving the protein MLQQIEGKLRQGEPLDRREGCWLLTEADLLAVGRLADTVRRRLHPEDVVTFVVDRNVNYTNICESRCKFCAFYRDAEAPDAYLLGEAEIFAKIAELVAQGGTQLLMQGGLHPSLGIEFFERLFRGIKERFPTVQNHSLSPAEITQLAAVSRLDIATTISRLRAAGLDSIPGGGAEILVDTVRQEISPKKIGWAGWAAVMREAARQGMPTTATMMFGSRERPADIVEHLFRIRELQEDGGSFTAFIPWTYQPGNTELGGTTASGVEYLKVLALSRLVLDNVPNIQASWVTQGAKMAQVALFFGANDLGGTMLEENVVAAAGCTFRMSLQEMVDLARDAGFRPAQRTTLYRIVQEF; this is encoded by the coding sequence ATGCTCCAACAGATCGAAGGCAAGCTCCGGCAGGGCGAACCGCTCGACCGCCGCGAAGGGTGCTGGTTACTGACCGAGGCTGACCTGTTGGCGGTGGGGAGGCTGGCCGACACGGTCCGCCGCCGGCTTCATCCCGAAGACGTTGTGACGTTCGTCGTCGACCGGAATGTCAACTACACCAATATCTGCGAATCACGCTGCAAGTTCTGCGCGTTTTATCGGGATGCCGAGGCGCCGGACGCCTACTTGCTGGGCGAGGCGGAGATCTTTGCCAAGATTGCCGAGCTGGTGGCCCAGGGCGGGACCCAGCTGCTGATGCAGGGGGGGCTCCATCCGTCCCTGGGGATCGAATTTTTCGAGCGACTGTTCCGCGGCATCAAGGAACGTTTCCCGACGGTCCAGAATCACTCCCTCTCCCCGGCCGAGATTACCCAGCTTGCCGCCGTTTCCCGGCTGGATATCGCCACGACGATCAGTCGGCTGCGGGCGGCGGGCCTCGATTCGATTCCCGGCGGCGGGGCGGAAATCCTGGTCGATACGGTCCGGCAGGAGATCTCGCCGAAGAAGATCGGTTGGGCCGGCTGGGCTGCGGTGATGCGCGAGGCGGCCCGTCAGGGGATGCCAACCACGGCAACCATGATGTTCGGCAGCCGCGAACGCCCCGCCGATATCGTCGAGCACCTGTTCCGCATCCGGGAGTTGCAGGAGGATGGCGGGTCATTCACGGCATTCATCCCCTGGACCTACCAGCCCGGCAACACGGAACTTGGCGGGACGACTGCCAGCGGCGTCGAATATCTGAAGGTCCTGGCCCTCTCGCGGCTTGTCCTCGACAATGTCCCGAATATCCAGGCCAGCTGGGTTACCCAGGGGGCAAAGATGGCACAGGTGGCGCTCTTTTTTGGGGCTAACGACCTGGGTGGGACCATGCTTGAGGAGAATGTCGTCGCCGCTGCCGGC
- a CDS encoding UbiX family flavin prenyltransferase, with translation MAKHFVIGLTGASGAIYGFRLCEELLRAGHRLTVLASQPAIEVIREELGLSLRGDEATVRTALCRYLQTTDDTLAYYAADNLLAPVASGSAAPEAMVVVPCSMGTLARIASGVSTSLLERCADVMLKERRPLILVPRETPLNEIHLENMLKLTRMGVRMLPAMPAFYHQPQTLADLVDFLVGKVLDSLGIEQTLFRRWGGKEQS, from the coding sequence ATGGCGAAGCACTTCGTCATCGGCCTGACCGGCGCCTCCGGTGCCATCTATGGCTTCCGTCTTTGCGAAGAACTGCTCCGCGCCGGGCATCGCCTGACGGTGCTGGCCAGCCAGCCGGCGATCGAGGTCATCCGCGAAGAACTCGGCTTGAGTCTCCGCGGCGACGAGGCGACGGTCAGGACCGCTCTCTGTCGCTATCTGCAGACCACGGACGATACCCTTGCCTATTACGCCGCCGACAATCTCCTCGCTCCGGTGGCCAGCGGCTCTGCCGCTCCCGAGGCGATGGTCGTGGTCCCCTGCAGCATGGGAACCCTGGCGCGGATCGCCAGCGGCGTTTCGACGTCCCTGCTCGAACGGTGCGCCGATGTGATGCTGAAAGAGCGGCGCCCGCTCATCCTGGTCCCGCGGGAGACGCCGCTCAACGAAATCCATCTGGAAAACATGCTCAAACTGACCCGGATGGGGGTGCGCATGCTGCCGGCCATGCCCGCGTTTTACCACCAGCCGCAGACGCTTGCCGATCTTGTCGATTTTCTGGTCGGTAAGGTTCTCGATTCCCTTGGCATTGAGCAGACCCTCTTTCGGCGCTGGGGTGGAAAGGAGCAGTCATGA
- a CDS encoding UbiD family decarboxylase has translation MAYRDLHDFLAELHRLGALHRVGAEVDPHLEIAAITDRVTKAPAGGPALLFEKVRGGAIPVATNLFGSPQRMAVALGLTTLDELQQRMDELLALTPGGADTASRAELPRQEELAEFAPVTVETGRCRDIVDDAVDLTAYPFLTCWPGDGKPDWPGRFITLPLVFTRDPDTGAANCGMYRVPVFDAARAGIRWHAGAGGDLHYRKYCRRQEKMPVAVAVGGDPAAIFAATLPLPEELDEMYLAGFLRRAPLPMVRCQTSDLLVPADADLVIEGVIDPAEEVSDGAFGNHSGFYQPARHVPLLRVSHVTRRRDCIYPATVVGPPPAEDCFLAKAAERFFLPLFRRRWPEIVDINFPLEWIFHNSAIVSVRDGEKGRGRELIKAMWRSELMRRARVIVLVGEDVDVQDLSRVAWRVMNGTDWRSDLIIDDDGVRQPRFPWLEGRLGIDATRRSAEVLADPATVRLVATRWREYGFR, from the coding sequence ATGGCGTACCGGGACTTGCACGATTTCCTGGCAGAGTTGCACCGGCTTGGTGCTCTGCATCGCGTCGGGGCGGAGGTTGACCCACACCTCGAGATTGCCGCCATCACCGACCGGGTGACCAAAGCTCCCGCGGGAGGGCCGGCGCTGCTGTTCGAGAAGGTGCGGGGGGGTGCGATTCCGGTCGCCACCAATCTGTTCGGCTCGCCGCAACGAATGGCCGTGGCGTTGGGGCTGACAACGCTCGACGAGTTGCAGCAGCGGATGGACGAACTGCTGGCGCTGACGCCAGGGGGGGCAGATACGGCAAGCCGTGCGGAGTTGCCCCGCCAGGAAGAGCTTGCCGAATTTGCTCCGGTAACCGTCGAGACAGGACGCTGCAGGGATATCGTCGATGATGCCGTTGATCTGACGGCCTACCCTTTCCTCACCTGCTGGCCCGGTGACGGCAAACCGGATTGGCCGGGTCGATTCATCACTCTCCCGCTCGTTTTTACTCGTGATCCCGATACTGGCGCTGCCAACTGCGGCATGTACAGGGTGCCGGTTTTCGACGCTGCCCGGGCTGGTATCCGCTGGCATGCCGGTGCCGGCGGCGATCTCCATTACCGGAAGTATTGCCGTCGGCAGGAAAAGATGCCGGTCGCGGTGGCTGTCGGCGGCGATCCGGCGGCGATTTTTGCTGCGACCCTACCGCTTCCCGAAGAACTCGACGAAATGTACCTTGCCGGGTTTCTCAGGCGCGCGCCGCTGCCGATGGTCCGCTGCCAGACTTCCGACCTGCTGGTGCCGGCCGATGCCGATCTGGTAATCGAGGGGGTCATCGATCCGGCCGAAGAGGTAAGTGACGGGGCGTTCGGCAACCATAGCGGCTTTTATCAACCGGCCCGGCATGTGCCGCTGTTGCGGGTCAGCCATGTTACCCGGCGCCGGGATTGTATCTATCCGGCAACGGTAGTCGGCCCACCGCCCGCGGAGGACTGTTTCCTGGCCAAGGCGGCGGAAAGGTTTTTCCTGCCACTATTTCGACGGCGCTGGCCCGAGATTGTCGATATCAACTTTCCGCTGGAATGGATTTTTCACAACAGTGCGATCGTCTCGGTGCGGGACGGGGAAAAGGGGCGGGGAAGAGAGCTGATCAAGGCGATGTGGCGGTCGGAGTTGATGCGCCGCGCCCGGGTCATCGTGCTGGTCGGTGAGGATGTCGATGTTCAGGATCTTTCCCGGGTTGCCTGGCGGGTGATGAATGGCACCGATTGGCGCTCCGATCTGATCATTGATGATGACGGCGTACGCCAGCCCCGGTTTCCCTGGCTCGAGGGGCGGCTCGGCATCGATGCGACACGCCGGTCGGCGGAAGTGCTGGCCGACCCGGCGACGGTACGGCTGGTCGCGACCCGCTGGAGGGAGTACGGTTTCCGATGA
- a CDS encoding type IV pilus twitching motility protein PilT: MARIDALFKMMKEQGASDLHLSTGAPPIFRLHGEMVRQNFKALTHDELRGILFEILSAKQQEEFDARHDLDFAYAIPGLARFRGNYMMQHRGIAAVFRIIPSKILSADDLSLPEGVRKMTQFKKGLVLVTGPTGSGKSTTLAAMIDLINSTRQEHILTLEDPLEFIHENKLSLLNQRQIGEHSDSFTNALRAALREDPDVILVGEMRDLETISLAMSAAETGHLVFGTLHTNSAAKTIDRIIDVFPKDGQEQVRAMLSESLKGVVCQQLLKTADGKGRVAALEIMLGTPAIANLIREGKTFQIPSIIQTAKRDGMQLMDQHLLDLLKMKRVAAEEAYRCAQDKKQFEQYLDKA, translated from the coding sequence ATGGCACGGATTGATGCACTTTTCAAGATGATGAAGGAACAGGGGGCGTCCGACCTACATCTGTCGACCGGGGCGCCGCCAATTTTCCGGCTCCATGGCGAGATGGTCCGGCAGAATTTCAAGGCGCTGACCCATGATGAGCTGAGGGGGATTCTGTTCGAAATCCTGTCGGCCAAGCAGCAGGAGGAATTCGACGCGAGGCACGACCTCGACTTCGCTTACGCAATTCCGGGGCTGGCCCGCTTCCGGGGGAATTATATGATGCAGCACCGGGGGATCGCCGCCGTCTTCCGGATTATCCCGAGCAAAATCCTGTCGGCCGATGATCTGAGCCTGCCTGAAGGGGTACGGAAGATGACCCAGTTCAAAAAAGGGCTGGTGCTGGTGACGGGGCCGACCGGTTCGGGGAAATCGACGACCTTGGCGGCCATGATTGATCTGATCAATTCCACCCGCCAGGAGCATATCCTCACCCTGGAGGACCCGCTCGAATTCATTCATGAAAACAAACTTTCGCTGCTTAATCAGCGGCAGATCGGCGAGCACTCGGACAGCTTTACCAACGCGCTGCGGGCGGCGTTGCGCGAAGACCCCGACGTTATCCTGGTTGGGGAGATGCGGGACCTGGAGACGATTAGCCTCGCCATGAGCGCTGCCGAAACGGGCCACTTGGTCTTCGGCACGCTGCATACCAATTCGGCGGCCAAGACCATTGACCGAATTATCGATGTCTTTCCGAAAGATGGCCAGGAACAGGTGCGGGCCATGCTTTCCGAATCGCTCAAGGGGGTAGTGTGCCAGCAATTATTGAAGACCGCCGACGGGAAAGGGCGGGTGGCTGCCCTGGAAATCATGCTCGGCACGCCGGCCATCGCCAACCTGATCCGGGAGGGGAAAACCTTTCAGATTCCGTCGATCATCCAGACCGCCAAGCGGGACGGCATGCAGCTGATGGATCAGCACCTGCTCGATCTGTTAAAGATGAAGCGGGTTGCTGCGGAGGAGGCGTACCGCTGTGCCCAGGACAAGAAACAGTTCGAGCAGTACCTGGATAAAGCGTAA